From a region of the Methanolinea sp. genome:
- a CDS encoding nucleotide-binding protein: protein MKIGEINLKITPIALAVVAIFTIFLAYAFFVSRDTHILFWGIPTLVLLLVIPLGLNYMSQKEYADMIPQYEREARPVRIRMINLNMVGEPVRIEGVVERIYFQFLNRPQFLVADRSGEISVKMFTSPQEKIRVGDVVEVLGMVIKRYIAGGDAVINGISIRKIEKTIKVREKPKKP from the coding sequence ATGAAAATCGGAGAAATCAACCTGAAGATTACACCCATCGCCCTGGCGGTGGTTGCAATCTTCACCATCTTTTTGGCATACGCCTTTTTCGTCAGCCGCGACACCCATATCCTGTTCTGGGGTATCCCGACGCTCGTTCTGCTCCTGGTGATACCGCTTGGTCTCAATTACATGAGCCAGAAAGAGTATGCCGATATGATACCACAGTATGAACGGGAGGCCCGTCCTGTCCGGATCAGGATGATCAATCTGAACATGGTCGGCGAACCGGTAAGGATCGAAGGTGTTGTCGAGCGAATCTATTTCCAGTTCCTCAACCGCCCCCAGTTCCTGGTTGCCGACCGGAGCGGTGAGATATCGGTCAAGATGTTCACCAGCCCGCAAGAAAAGATTCGGGTCGGGGATGTGGTTGAGGTTTTGGGCATGGTCATCAAGAGGTATATCGCTGGCGGAGATGCGGTTATTAACGGCATCTCCATCAGGAAGATCGAAAAAACGATCAAAGTGCGCGAGAAACCGAAGAAGCCTTGA
- a CDS encoding metallophosphoesterase, with protein sequence MKLVHIADTHLGLSQFNRLDPDSGMNLREKQLYDNFLSAIDRIILEKPDVLVHAGDLFDQVKPKTRAYTTVLEALERLHAAGIPFVVIAGNHSMVKTRYTTSPFQVLVYHPGDITAAYSFRYEHVEIGDCIFHLIPNMLRPEDYRAEYEKVALSGGHANVLVTHGLATSIRDRRLATVAEHELDSTMLSDDFDYIALGHYHRQSRITGKAWYSGSLEYLTYGEISDPKGGLLVDLGHSAGGDSPCVQPLVLPRTPMIDLGTVICEGLHPADISQEVISRVAERKVPPLSMAQVTLDSLSREHGKGPDMRELAAVREQLLDLKIRVRQSGEGQAVPLQQDFHAIDYLKEFSSFIAAQQLGTRQREFIGQCGQEILRRAMDRHREGSG encoded by the coding sequence ATGAAGCTGGTTCATATCGCCGATACGCATCTTGGCCTGTCTCAGTTCAACCGGCTCGATCCCGATTCAGGGATGAACTTGCGCGAGAAACAGCTCTACGACAATTTTTTATCGGCAATCGACCGGATAATCCTCGAGAAACCCGATGTTCTGGTCCATGCCGGCGACCTCTTCGACCAGGTTAAGCCCAAGACCCGTGCTTATACTACGGTCCTGGAAGCCCTCGAACGGCTCCATGCTGCAGGGATTCCGTTCGTGGTCATTGCCGGAAACCACAGCATGGTAAAGACCCGGTATACCACATCACCGTTCCAGGTGCTTGTCTACCATCCGGGGGATATCACCGCTGCATATTCGTTCCGCTATGAGCACGTGGAGATCGGGGATTGCATCTTTCACCTGATACCGAACATGCTGCGCCCCGAGGATTACCGGGCCGAATATGAGAAAGTGGCCCTCTCGGGTGGTCATGCCAACGTGCTGGTGACCCACGGGCTTGCGACATCTATCAGGGACCGGCGGCTTGCAACGGTAGCGGAGCACGAGCTGGACAGCACGATGCTCTCCGATGACTTCGATTACATCGCGCTCGGCCATTACCACCGCCAGTCACGGATAACCGGGAAGGCCTGGTATTCAGGTTCCCTCGAATACCTGACTTATGGCGAGATCTCTGATCCTAAGGGAGGCCTCCTGGTCGACCTCGGCCACTCAGCTGGGGGAGACAGCCCGTGCGTCCAGCCGCTCGTACTTCCCCGGACACCGATGATCGACCTGGGGACGGTTATATGCGAAGGGTTGCACCCGGCAGATATTTCGCAGGAGGTCATCTCGCGGGTCGCAGAACGAAAAGTCCCTCCGCTTTCGATGGCGCAGGTAACGCTCGATTCCCTCTCCCGGGAACATGGAAAAGGGCCGGACATGCGTGAGCTTGCCGCAGTCCGGGAACAGCTGCTCGACCTGAAGATCCGGGTCCGGCAGAGCGGGGAGGGACAGGCGGTCCCGCTCCAGCAGGATTTCCATGCAATAGATTACCTGAAGGAGTTCTCGTCATTCATAGCTGCGCAGCAGCTCGGTACGAGGCAGAGGGAGTTTATCGGGCAGTGCGGGCAGGAAATTCTCCGCAGGGCAATGGACCGGCACCGGGAGGGATCTGGGTGA
- a CDS encoding SMC family ATPase: protein MIVDRLVMKNFKRFRHQEIRFSDGITGILGNNGTGKSSIVEAIFFALFGVQATGLSSEFIVSSFAGPRERCEVRLDFRVGGDDFTVLRTFRRAKTVQHEATFYRGQKLRATGVSQVEAEVKRTLGMGPVDFRNTVYAAQKDLLTLLEHTPGKRKEWFLRALGIDYLKNESDRMLKERIDAKERECQFAEGELMGLLGRYDPEERGALESTLAAGKGTLEELARQAEGYAARRQQVVQELQEFSKKKTEVMRLVEQNTALSRETEGLANQKARLLAQIATLASQEQEFGRLEQEMAGYDAKRQQLAELQRLKSEFDQLTAAQRFAGQACEALKERIAREQSKMQSLDRDAVRLASLRREVRDLLRIGPDIPDLALEQAVASREADILHASGTISARLAQLIDERKKLVSDWTTIEAAGADGICPLCRQTLGSHYGQIRDEFSSRLEWIEQEALRVCSEQDRLAAEKDLITGQKPALQEIRGILERLKTRDTIDADFRDLTAQLQVKNAELKTLETRILGLGFDEAICARTEREVAQLERTRARFIELGKIISHGSAIKAQLADLDRSMVQKNDDLTKLRSLIEKSAFEPETGTLLEQSLARIDSDLRAVEADRARTTERLRHTEGLIERCRRDEEALAGLQQKTAALHDEIGLLRLTRSLIGEYVVYLMQVVRSRLEGEVSHILNEITGGRYDQVLLDEDFNLLVRDIDNDYPIERFSGGEQDDIAIALRIALSRYLAELHQVHESTLLIFDEIFGSQDEERRTNLLSALRTQESRFPQIILISHIPDIQGEFTTTLMVEMGTDLSSRVREVT from the coding sequence GTGATAGTCGACCGTCTTGTCATGAAGAATTTCAAGCGGTTCAGACACCAGGAGATCCGGTTCAGCGACGGGATTACCGGTATCCTCGGCAACAATGGCACCGGGAAGAGCAGCATCGTGGAAGCAATATTCTTTGCCCTGTTCGGAGTGCAGGCGACCGGGCTATCATCTGAATTCATCGTGTCCTCGTTTGCCGGTCCCAGGGAGCGTTGTGAAGTACGCCTCGACTTCAGGGTTGGCGGAGACGACTTCACGGTCCTCAGGACGTTCAGGCGGGCAAAGACCGTCCAGCACGAGGCCACTTTCTACCGCGGCCAGAAGCTCCGTGCGACCGGAGTGAGCCAGGTCGAGGCGGAAGTGAAAAGGACCCTCGGTATGGGTCCGGTCGACTTCAGGAACACGGTATATGCCGCCCAGAAAGATCTCCTCACACTGCTGGAACACACACCCGGCAAGAGGAAGGAGTGGTTCCTGCGGGCGCTGGGAATCGACTACCTGAAGAATGAGAGCGACCGGATGCTGAAAGAGCGGATCGATGCAAAGGAACGGGAGTGCCAGTTCGCGGAAGGAGAACTCATGGGACTCCTCGGGAGGTACGATCCGGAAGAACGGGGAGCCCTGGAGTCCACCCTGGCAGCGGGGAAGGGCACTCTCGAAGAACTGGCACGACAGGCCGAAGGTTATGCGGCGAGGAGGCAGCAGGTTGTGCAGGAGCTGCAGGAGTTCTCGAAGAAAAAAACAGAGGTTATGCGCCTTGTGGAGCAAAATACAGCCCTTTCCCGTGAAACAGAAGGGCTCGCGAATCAGAAGGCCCGGCTGCTGGCACAGATCGCAACCCTTGCGAGCCAGGAGCAGGAATTCGGAAGGCTCGAGCAGGAAATGGCCGGGTACGATGCGAAGCGGCAGCAGCTTGCAGAACTGCAGCGGCTGAAATCGGAATTCGACCAGTTGACCGCTGCGCAGCGGTTCGCCGGGCAGGCCTGCGAGGCGCTGAAGGAGCGTATCGCCAGGGAACAGTCAAAGATGCAATCCCTTGACCGGGATGCGGTCCGGCTGGCATCCCTGCGGCGGGAAGTCAGGGATCTCCTGCGTATCGGGCCGGATATCCCCGATCTGGCACTTGAGCAGGCCGTTGCATCCAGGGAGGCTGACATCCTGCATGCGAGCGGCACGATATCAGCCAGGCTTGCCCAGCTCATCGATGAACGGAAGAAACTGGTGTCGGATTGGACCACGATCGAGGCTGCCGGTGCGGATGGGATATGCCCGCTCTGCCGCCAGACACTTGGTTCCCACTATGGGCAGATCAGGGATGAATTCTCATCGCGGCTCGAATGGATCGAGCAGGAAGCTCTGCGGGTGTGCAGCGAGCAGGACCGGCTGGCGGCGGAGAAAGACCTGATAACCGGCCAGAAACCTGCCCTCCAGGAGATACGCGGCATCCTGGAGCGGTTGAAGACCCGCGATACCATCGATGCCGATTTCCGGGATCTCACCGCCCAGCTGCAGGTGAAAAATGCAGAACTAAAAACCCTTGAAACCCGGATACTTGGACTGGGTTTTGATGAAGCGATCTGTGCGAGGACCGAGAGAGAAGTCGCGCAACTGGAACGAACCCGGGCACGGTTCATCGAGCTCGGGAAGATAATCTCCCATGGTTCAGCGATAAAGGCCCAGCTTGCCGATCTCGATCGCAGCATGGTGCAGAAGAACGACGATCTCACGAAACTCAGATCCCTGATCGAGAAATCCGCTTTCGAGCCTGAAACCGGCACCCTGCTCGAGCAATCGCTTGCCAGGATCGATTCTGATCTCCGTGCTGTTGAAGCGGACCGGGCCAGGACAACCGAGCGCCTCCGGCATACAGAAGGGCTGATCGAGCGGTGCAGGAGAGACGAGGAAGCACTCGCCGGGCTGCAGCAGAAAACAGCGGCACTCCATGACGAGATCGGCCTCCTGCGCCTGACCCGCTCCCTGATCGGGGAGTATGTCGTTTACCTGATGCAGGTCGTCCGTAGCAGGCTCGAAGGAGAGGTGAGCCACATACTCAACGAGATCACCGGTGGGCGCTACGACCAGGTGCTTCTCGATGAGGACTTCAACCTCCTTGTCCGTGACATCGACAATGATTACCCTATCGAGCGGTTCAGCGGCGGGGAACAGGACGATATCGCCATTGCACTCCGGATTGCCCTCTCACGGTACCTTGCAGAGCTCCACCAGGTACATGAAAGCACCCTCCTCATCTTCGATGAAATCTTCGGGAGCCAGGATGAAGAACGGAGAACAAACCTCCTTTCTGCCCTCAGGACGCAGGAATCCCGGTTTCCACAGATCATCCTCATCTCTCATATCCCGGATATCCAGGGAGAATTCACCACGACCCTCATGGTGGAGATGGGGACCGATCTCTCGAGCAGGGTCAGGGAGGTGACATGA
- a CDS encoding DNA double-strand break repair nuclease NurA, translating into MTRRDPRYERSADSAADRIRAAVPGNLPDKFRAHTNLSPEDFHHCSPAPSGEVCAVDGSNAMLLESGSMAIALFRAAQSTFNDLERTRRSISPLQVAVIGPGKENEDFPGLYEECFGQIPGTPLGNEDRSRAAGILRDTLEYWITGHMAAALAPGALLLRDGPLRVSHASHDPVLSWIEQQCRSRKINLAGVSKRTSATWGGGYPLLPAVSGLAGSFGIRPPWWICIDTAILDHVPFAQWRHGQTYVACLHSRAKSPLKIELSLDLPQNAEDIMNRLAACSGDGRIPGYPYPLFDAHRTVVISEEIVEDARSDLVHRIAATGIGRQTYEILFGDYHDDFARY; encoded by the coding sequence ATGACGCGCCGCGATCCACGGTACGAGCGGTCCGCAGATTCCGCGGCAGACCGGATCCGTGCAGCCGTGCCCGGCAATCTCCCTGATAAATTCCGGGCACATACGAACCTGTCTCCGGAAGATTTCCACCACTGCTCACCGGCCCCCTCCGGGGAGGTCTGTGCGGTTGACGGGAGCAATGCCATGCTCCTGGAGTCAGGGAGCATGGCAATTGCGTTGTTCCGTGCAGCCCAGAGCACCTTTAACGACCTGGAGCGGACGCGGAGATCGATCTCGCCGTTGCAGGTCGCGGTTATCGGTCCGGGAAAAGAGAACGAGGATTTCCCGGGGTTGTACGAGGAATGTTTCGGCCAGATCCCCGGAACCCCGCTGGGAAACGAAGACCGTTCACGGGCAGCGGGGATCCTGCGGGACACCCTGGAATACTGGATTACCGGGCATATGGCAGCCGCGCTCGCTCCAGGAGCCCTGCTCCTGCGCGATGGGCCGCTCAGGGTCTCCCATGCCAGCCATGACCCGGTCCTCTCCTGGATCGAACAACAATGCCGGTCGCGGAAGATCAATCTTGCCGGGGTGAGTAAACGGACTTCAGCCACCTGGGGCGGAGGATACCCCCTCCTCCCCGCCGTCAGTGGGCTTGCAGGATCGTTCGGGATACGTCCCCCCTGGTGGATCTGTATCGACACGGCAATCCTCGATCATGTCCCGTTTGCCCAGTGGCGTCACGGACAGACCTACGTCGCCTGCCTGCACAGCCGCGCGAAATCCCCCCTGAAGATCGAGCTGTCCCTGGATCTACCCCAGAACGCAGAGGACATCATGAACCGCCTCGCGGCATGTTCCGGGGACGGGAGGATTCCGGGGTATCCCTACCCCCTCTTTGATGCCCATCGGACCGTGGTGATCAGCGAGGAGATCGTCGAGGATGCACGGTCGGACCTGGTGCACCGCATCGCCGCAACCGGTATCGGGCGGCAGACCTATGAGATACTGTTTGGAGATTACCATGATGATTTTGCGCGATATTGA
- a CDS encoding ATP-binding protein — MMILRDIDRNDPSKYRLIGRSVLSYRFIAPYDTALYIGEIKKITDTGKDVTFFAKITDLSHDSNFADTHWDTRVYAEEFYGLGEDVFLSVDAIPLGFVDNATGKFHRPRTIPSKFSSVGEPDAGDFRFLTEQMGEIEVGLMRSGQDVIRDVAVRIPSRVLPQHMGVFATTGMGKSNFMKTFCASCMRARKFGLLIVDPHGEYVSGGRSSIGEPTKGLVHYTAGKGGLAIFTIRAESDRKKYAMNRLSVEFDDFRISDLSILYDLSAAQQEIVEAFSGVKGSSAIGFFRTVDPEIFPIRDPGSAGIDEESLAWKIRNSMSGPVRVIKSHIENIVNGNRAFFRAHGSSIPEIITSLHDNRVVLIDIPDMSERSELFVLSIITRTIMERHRSEARGFGIDERQESTHQVLITIEEAQRVLASGGSATQVFRECAMEGRKFGVGLCVITQQPKNIDPKVLAQINTFVVMGLGDRGDRDIVMGSAKQDLSKMEIEIQTLDRGEAIISTIGIPFPVSTRIHKFEHYIDVLNRERGPSLSDDLEKGF, encoded by the coding sequence ATGATGATTTTGCGCGATATTGACCGGAACGACCCTTCAAAATACCGCCTGATCGGGCGATCGGTCCTTTCCTACCGCTTCATTGCACCGTACGACACGGCCCTCTATATCGGGGAGATCAAGAAGATCACGGATACCGGCAAGGACGTGACCTTCTTTGCAAAGATAACCGATCTCTCCCATGACAGCAATTTCGCGGATACGCACTGGGATACCCGGGTATACGCAGAGGAGTTTTACGGGCTCGGGGAGGATGTGTTCCTCTCGGTTGACGCCATACCCCTTGGCTTCGTGGATAACGCAACCGGGAAATTCCACAGGCCGCGGACGATCCCCTCAAAATTCTCCTCCGTGGGAGAGCCCGATGCCGGCGACTTCCGGTTCCTGACCGAACAGATGGGGGAGATCGAAGTCGGCCTCATGCGGAGCGGCCAGGATGTTATCCGCGACGTTGCCGTCCGGATTCCTTCCCGGGTGCTGCCCCAGCACATGGGTGTCTTTGCAACGACCGGCATGGGTAAGAGCAATTTCATGAAGACCTTCTGCGCCTCATGCATGAGGGCCCGGAAGTTCGGGCTGCTGATCGTGGATCCGCACGGCGAATATGTCAGCGGGGGGAGGTCATCGATCGGCGAGCCGACAAAAGGGCTCGTCCATTACACGGCAGGAAAGGGTGGGCTTGCCATCTTCACCATCCGTGCTGAGAGTGACCGGAAGAAGTACGCGATGAACCGGCTCTCGGTCGAGTTCGATGACTTCAGGATCAGCGACCTCTCCATCCTCTACGATCTCTCGGCAGCCCAGCAGGAGATCGTGGAGGCTTTTTCCGGTGTGAAAGGGAGTTCAGCAATTGGATTTTTCAGGACCGTGGACCCCGAGATCTTTCCCATCAGGGATCCCGGAAGTGCGGGAATCGATGAAGAAAGCCTTGCCTGGAAGATCAGGAACTCCATGAGCGGCCCGGTCAGGGTGATCAAGAGCCATATCGAGAATATCGTGAACGGCAACCGGGCCTTTTTCAGGGCACATGGTTCATCCATCCCCGAAATCATCACCAGCCTCCACGACAACCGCGTCGTCCTGATCGATATCCCGGACATGAGTGAACGAAGCGAACTCTTCGTTCTCTCGATCATCACACGCACCATCATGGAACGGCACCGGTCCGAAGCACGGGGATTCGGGATCGATGAACGGCAGGAATCCACCCATCAGGTGCTGATCACCATCGAAGAAGCCCAGCGGGTTCTTGCAAGCGGCGGGTCGGCCACGCAGGTATTCAGGGAATGTGCCATGGAGGGGAGAAAGTTCGGGGTCGGGCTCTGCGTGATAACCCAGCAGCCAAAGAATATCGACCCCAAGGTACTTGCCCAGATCAACACGTTCGTGGTCATGGGCCTGGGCGACCGGGGGGACCGCGATATCGTCATGGGAAGTGCAAAACAGGATCTCTCGAAGATGGAGATCGAGATCCAGACCCTTGACCGGGGAGAGGCGATCATCAGCACCATCGGCATCCCTTTCCCCGTGAGTACCAGGATCCACAAGTTCGAGCACTACATCGATGTCCTGAACAGGGAGAGAGGCCCTTCCCTCTCCGATGACCTGGAGAAGGGATTTTGA
- the pscS gene encoding O-phospho-L-seryl-tRNA:Cys-tRNA synthase, with amino-acid sequence MKCSGEFDVRDIDECCINIDPIQAGGRLTADAMKAVIAYGDGYSVCDQCRKPFRLDYIKKPPIDRFHRDLAAFVNMDVARVVPGARRGFQAVADTYIRTGDPVLITALSHYTEVLAIEGRGGVIREIPKSEGNIITADAAADTIEQVAREFGRPPVLLFLDHYDYQYGNRHPVGEIAKIARQYDIPVLYNGAYTVGIMQVDGKGLGVDFVVGSGHKSMAAPAPSGMLAATSERASEVFRTTGIRTDVTGRTFGIKEVGLMGCTLMGVTLMGMLASFPHVRERVKRWDQELANGNLVVEALRSIEGTVIKSEYPRKHTLTRVDTINSFDRVAKTHKKRGYFFSSALKERGVAGIIPGATRVWKYNTYGMTRTQAEYLATTFQEIAEENDLPVNR; translated from the coding sequence ATGAAGTGCAGCGGGGAATTCGACGTCCGCGATATCGACGAATGCTGCATCAACATCGATCCTATCCAGGCCGGTGGCCGCCTGACTGCCGATGCCATGAAGGCGGTCATCGCCTACGGTGACGGTTACTCGGTCTGCGACCAGTGCCGGAAACCATTCCGGCTCGATTACATCAAGAAGCCCCCCATCGACCGGTTCCACCGGGACCTTGCAGCGTTCGTCAACATGGACGTCGCCCGCGTAGTGCCCGGCGCCCGGCGGGGGTTCCAGGCAGTGGCCGACACCTACATCAGGACTGGCGACCCGGTGCTGATAACCGCCCTCTCTCACTACACCGAGGTGCTCGCCATCGAAGGCAGGGGCGGGGTGATCCGCGAGATCCCTAAGAGCGAGGGAAACATCATCACCGCAGACGCCGCTGCAGATACGATCGAGCAGGTCGCGAGGGAGTTCGGGCGGCCGCCGGTGCTCCTCTTTCTAGATCACTACGACTACCAGTACGGGAACCGTCACCCGGTCGGGGAAATCGCAAAGATCGCCCGCCAGTATGACATCCCGGTGCTCTACAACGGTGCCTATACCGTGGGGATCATGCAGGTCGACGGGAAAGGGCTCGGGGTCGATTTCGTGGTCGGTTCAGGCCACAAGAGCATGGCGGCCCCGGCGCCGTCAGGGATGCTCGCGGCAACGTCCGAGCGGGCCAGCGAGGTTTTCCGGACCACCGGGATAAGGACCGATGTGACCGGACGGACCTTCGGGATCAAGGAAGTGGGGTTGATGGGGTGCACCCTGATGGGGGTGACCCTGATGGGCATGCTGGCATCGTTTCCCCATGTCCGGGAACGGGTGAAGCGCTGGGACCAGGAACTTGCCAACGGAAACCTGGTGGTAGAAGCCCTGAGATCCATTGAGGGAACGGTCATTAAGAGCGAGTACCCCCGGAAACACACGCTGACAAGGGTGGATACCATCAACTCATTTGACCGGGTGGCAAAGACCCACAAAAAGCGGGGGTACTTCTTCTCAAGCGCCCTGAAAGAACGGGGTGTCGCCGGGATCATCCCCGGGGCGACCAGGGTCTGGAAGTACAATACCTACGGCATGACCCGGACCCAGGCCGAGTACCTGGCAACGACGTTCCAGGAGATTGCCGAAGAAAACGATCTCCCGGTGAACCGCTAG
- a CDS encoding diphthine--ammonia ligase has translation MRLGVLCSGGKDSIYSCGMAREQEEVACLITVHSENEESYLFHTPNVWLVRLQAEAAGIPLVETGSAGKKEEEIADLGRALDRAVECHRIEGVVTGAILSVYQASRIQRLCRDRSLWCFNPLWHTSQEDYMQALISKGYEVLVSGVYSAPFDAAWLGRRIDARALADLKEYARDYRITLTGEGGEYETFVADAPFFRKRIEVVAAEETYQNFRGLFRVTAARLVEK, from the coding sequence ATGAGACTTGGGGTGCTCTGCTCGGGAGGAAAGGATTCCATCTATTCCTGCGGGATGGCGAGAGAACAGGAAGAGGTTGCCTGCCTGATCACCGTCCATTCAGAAAACGAGGAGAGCTACCTCTTCCACACCCCCAATGTCTGGCTGGTCCGCCTCCAGGCTGAAGCCGCGGGCATCCCGCTGGTGGAAACAGGGAGTGCCGGAAAAAAAGAGGAAGAGATTGCTGATCTGGGGAGAGCGCTTGATCGTGCTGTTGAATGCCACAGGATCGAGGGGGTGGTGACCGGGGCCATCCTCTCCGTGTACCAGGCAAGCCGGATCCAGCGCCTCTGCCGTGACCGGTCGCTGTGGTGTTTCAACCCGCTCTGGCACACCTCCCAGGAAGACTATATGCAGGCCCTGATCAGCAAGGGATACGAAGTCCTGGTATCCGGCGTCTACTCCGCTCCCTTCGATGCCGCATGGCTCGGGCGACGGATCGATGCCCGTGCGCTGGCCGATCTGAAGGAGTATGCACGGGATTACCGCATCACGCTGACCGGCGAAGGAGGCGAGTATGAAACCTTCGTTGCGGATGCACCGTTCTTCAGGAAACGGATCGAGGTGGTGGCCGCGGAGGAAACCTACCAGAACTTCCGGGGCCTCTTTCGGGTTACCGCGGCACGGCTGGTGGAGAAATGA
- a CDS encoding YbhB/YbcL family Raf kinase inhibitor-like protein: MELTSPAFPTGARIPPEFTCTGKNDSPPLSWEPAPEGTASLVLLCEDPDSPTGLFIHWILYNIPAGTTALPRAVARSPVFPDGSTHGLNDFGRMEYGGPCPPPGKPHRYYFRLYALDTLLHLRAPVTRKIIVSTMEGHVIGQGELMGTFSR, from the coding sequence ATGGAGCTCACTTCACCGGCTTTCCCAACCGGAGCCCGAATCCCCCCGGAGTTTACCTGCACGGGGAAGAACGATTCGCCCCCCCTCTCGTGGGAGCCGGCACCGGAAGGCACCGCGAGCCTGGTGCTGCTGTGCGAAGATCCCGATAGCCCGACCGGGCTGTTCATCCACTGGATCCTGTACAACATACCGGCCGGAACGACCGCTCTTCCCCGGGCTGTTGCCCGTTCCCCGGTATTTCCCGATGGGAGTACCCATGGCCTGAACGATTTCGGCCGGATGGAGTACGGTGGTCCCTGCCCGCCACCTGGAAAACCCCATCGCTACTACTTCCGTTTGTATGCCCTCGATACCCTTCTCCATCTCAGGGCACCGGTCACCCGCAAGATCATAGTATCGACCATGGAAGGGCACGTGATCGGACAGGGAGAACTGATGGGGACGTTTTCCAGATGA
- the msrA gene encoding peptide-methionine (S)-S-oxide reductase MsrA, giving the protein MGASRSASGGTGTATFAAGCFWGVEASYRRVKGVLSTRVGYTGGVTDHPTYQEVCTGRTGHAEAVEIIYDPAVVTYQELLDIFWSIHDPTQLNRQGPDIGTNYRSAIFTHSGEQQRLAEESKEQLQASGRFGSRPIVTEIVPAGTFWPAEEYHQQYFEKQGRSGSRFW; this is encoded by the coding sequence ATGGGAGCGAGCCGGAGTGCATCCGGGGGGACCGGTACTGCCACGTTTGCAGCAGGATGCTTCTGGGGCGTTGAGGCATCTTATCGCAGGGTGAAAGGTGTCCTCTCCACCCGGGTCGGATATACCGGGGGAGTGACCGATCATCCAACCTACCAGGAGGTCTGCACGGGCAGGACCGGGCATGCAGAAGCGGTGGAGATCATCTATGACCCTGCAGTGGTCACCTACCAGGAGCTCCTGGATATCTTCTGGTCGATCCATGACCCTACCCAGCTCAACCGCCAGGGCCCGGATATCGGGACAAACTACCGGTCAGCGATCTTCACCCATTCCGGAGAACAGCAACGGCTGGCAGAAGAGTCAAAAGAACAGCTCCAGGCATCCGGCCGGTTCGGTTCGAGGCCCATCGTGACCGAGATCGTTCCCGCAGGGACGTTCTGGCCGGCAGAAGAGTATCACCAGCAGTACTTCGAAAAACAGGGAAGGTCCGGTTCCCGGTTCTGGTGA
- a CDS encoding N-formylglutamate amidohydrolase, with amino-acid sequence MGRYPFLISVPHGGTIVPEPVAAMVALSPADLRYYSDPSTRLVYSFRGRVAQYRDTGVSRMIVDLNRPPYHLPPKHPDGVVKVRTVHETPVYRGGITPEITLIHQLLMTHYFPYHADLDRLLDPGKIAIAFDCHSMFPTGPPTHRDAGQVRPLVCLGNNGDSEGNRRPGSLSTCPAEWIRALAGAFREELGPGAEVAINKPFSGGFITNAHYWHRGIPWIQIEISRALYETGSDSPATARADADRAHETGDHVWDAITRFWDGID; translated from the coding sequence ATGGGCAGGTATCCGTTCCTCATCTCGGTGCCACACGGGGGAACAATTGTTCCGGAACCGGTTGCTGCCATGGTCGCGCTAAGCCCGGCCGATCTGCGCTACTACAGCGATCCTTCCACGCGGCTGGTCTATTCGTTCCGGGGCCGGGTTGCCCAATATCGGGATACCGGCGTCTCGCGGATGATCGTTGATCTCAACCGGCCTCCCTACCACCTTCCCCCGAAACACCCGGACGGGGTGGTGAAGGTCCGGACCGTCCACGAAACACCGGTCTACCGGGGCGGTATCACTCCCGAAATTACCCTGATCCACCAGCTCCTGATGACCCACTACTTCCCCTACCATGCCGATCTCGACCGCCTCCTCGATCCCGGGAAGATCGCCATCGCCTTCGACTGCCATAGTATGTTCCCGACCGGCCCGCCCACCCACCGTGATGCAGGGCAGGTGCGGCCGCTGGTCTGTCTTGGCAACAATGGCGATAGCGAGGGAAACCGCCGTCCCGGCTCCCTCTCGACCTGCCCGGCAGAGTGGATCAGGGCCCTTGCCGGGGCGTTCCGCGAGGAGCTCGGTCCCGGGGCAGAGGTTGCCATCAACAAGCCATTCTCGGGGGGGTTCATCACCAATGCACATTACTGGCACCGGGGTATCCCCTGGATCCAGATCGAGATCTCCCGCGCCCTGTACGAGACCGGTTCCGATTCCCCTGCAACGGCCCGGGCGGATGCAGACCGGGCGCACGAGACAGGGGACCATGTCTGGGATGCCATCACCCGGTTCTGGGACGGGATAGACTGA